From one Eucalyptus grandis isolate ANBG69807.140 chromosome 9, ASM1654582v1, whole genome shotgun sequence genomic stretch:
- the LOC120288429 gene encoding putative cysteine-rich receptor-like protein kinase 9 — protein sequence MEDEPIFTMSYAGNIANSAKFLQVLGDTIKDVAWRGSGNRFATAEANVTTPEKLYMIAQCTPDLTPWDCNTCLRSVIPRVPLGRPGGRIFTPCCNVRFDIRPFYNEGPAPGPPPPPPLPPEGIWNFPFASLSHYFNTTKQVG from the coding sequence ATGGAAGATGAGCCTATTTTTACAATGTCCTACGCCGGGAACATCGCTAACTCAGCCAAGTTCTTGCAAGTACTCGGTGACACCATCAAAGACGTCGCCTGGAGGGGTTCGGGAAACAGATTCGCAACTGCGGAAGCCAATGTTACCACGCCTGAGAAGCTGTACATGATAGCGCAGTGCACGCCGGACTTGACGCCGTGGGACTGTAACACGTGCCTCCGATCAGTGATTCCGCGTGTTCCCCTGGGGAGGCCAGGAGGGAGGATATTCACCCCGTGCTGCAACGTGAGGTTCGACATTCGTCCCTTTTATAATGAGGGCCCCGCGCCGGGcccacctcctcctccccctctccctcccgAAGGGATATGGAACTTTCCTTTTGCCTCTCTCTCCCACTACTTTAACACCACAAAACAAGTTGGTTGA